CCGCATTGGCGCCGGGAATTGCTCTGGTGCCATGGGAAAGACAACTGAGTATCGAATTTGCCTATTTCATTGCTGAGAGGAAAGAGACAGAACCTTCGTCCCATGCGTTCGGCCGTATCCTGCAAAGCCAATTCGAAGCGAAATCCAGGCAGACCAACCTAGGAAGCAATGGCAGAGGGAGCGTGTGAACCTGAGGCGCCGCTGCTCTCCACACCGGATAGTGGGCGTCTTTGCGCGAATGACGGCTTGGCGAGTTGGAAGTGAAACTATCTGACCGCTCATTGATCGGCAGAAAAGAACTGATCCAAGCCATAAAGAGAGAGTGTCGAGGCTGCGCTCGCTGCTAGCGCGGACGCTTGTCAGTACCTCCGCCGTCGCTCAACAACTTCGCCAACTATCGATAACCGCGTTACCGATATCGGCGATGTCTCTCGCAGCCGTTGTCTTGCCCTCGACCCGTATCATCGCCAATGCGCCCCATAGCAGGCCCAGCAAATATGTTGCACGTCGCTCGATCAACGCATCGTCCGCGTCCATCTGGCCCGATGAGCGGGCGTTTTCGAGAGCGGACACAAGCGAAGATCTAAGCAGCTTTCGATAGCCTTCAATGCGCGCTTTTACGTTTTCCGAGGCGCGGCGAACATCGAGCACGGTGTTCACCATCAGGCACCCGGCATGGGCCGGTGCATCGGGATCGGCGGGGGAGCTCATAGCCGTGAACAGCTTCTGGATCGCGTCGAGATCGCCTTGTGCCACCATGCCTTCATAGACTTCCAGAGCACCAAGGTGATAGCGGTCCAATGCCGCGAGGAACAACCCCTCCTTATCGCCGAACGCATTGTAGAGGCTGATCCGCTTGATCCCCGTCGCGTTTTCGAGGGCATTGATGGGTGTGTCGTCAAAGCCCGTGCGCCAGAACGCCACCATCGCCGCATCCACAACCGTATCTTCGTCAAAACTTCTTGGACGGGCCATATCACACCTATTTTATAATTCTCAGTATATAACTCTGGACAACGGCCATGGCAAACGTTATTTATTATAGAACATAAGTTATAAAACGATCCTGACAACACGGAGCATTCCGATGAGGTCCATTCTCTGTCACGTCGCCCTCTCGGCGGCGATCACATTAGGTTTGCCTGCGATAACCAATGCGCAAGATGCGATGCGCAGGCTTGATGCGACGATCGTGGAGGGCGTTTCCTTGCGCCGGACGGTCAGAATGTCCTTTAATGACGCGCCTGCCGAGCTTCTGCCGCAGCTTCTCACTCGCGTGGATCTCTACGATCCAAACATCGTCGAGGTGCGCTTTGATCACTCGCAAAGCGAGACCCCGGGGCAATTTGGCGTCGGCTCCAGACGCATTTGTGTCTTCGGCGATGGTCGCGAGTTGGTTGAGCCCATCGTCGTCTACGATCCACCACATTCCCTTGGTTACACCGTTGATGCCGAGGCCTCGACCATGTCTTTGCCTGTCAGCGACATCATCCTGATCTACGACTTCCAAGCAGCCGAAAGCGGCGGAACCGACCTGACCGTCAAGGCCTACTTCGATCCTCGGATCGCTGGCACGGGCCCGGTGATCGAACCGGTTCTGACTGGAACCTTGCGCCGTACCTTTCAGACCGCCGTGGACGTCTTCGGCGGCACATATCGCGGTGACGAGAAGCCTTGAGGCGCACGCCTCTCATTCCACCAAACCCAAGGAGCCCCACTCATGATCTTTACAAAAACCCGTCGCACCCTTGCCATGGCAGTATTGGCACTGACACCCGCCTTGGCCTTCGCAGAAAGCGCGACCGTCGTCGAAATTGTCACCTTCAAGGCGCAGGCTGGCGCTGACGCCTCGGCCGTGACGGCCGCTCTCGATCCGATCGCGGCGCAGATGAGCAAGTATGACACTCTCGTCGCGCGCTCCGTCGCGGAAGGGCCCGCCGGCACATGGACGATGGTCAATTACTGGACAGATCGTGATGCGATGAACCGCATCAATGAAGAGGCTCTGACATGGCCTGAATTCGCAGCGTTACCGGGTGTTGCAAACCTTGAGACACTTCAGATGCAACAACTCGACATCGCGTCCTCCGTTGGTCTGGAGACCGAGTGATGCAGATCGCCCGGTCACTGACCGTGTCGGCACCGGTGGACCACGTCTGGTCCATCCTTGCCACGGACTATGCCAAGGTCGGTGAATGGGCGAGGGCGGTTCAATCGTCCGAACCCAACACCGCTGTCGTGCCTCTTGCCGGGGCCCCGGTTGGAGGGCGCGTCTGTACGGCCTCAATCGGCGATGTGACGGAAACGATACGCACTTTCGACCCGGAAGCCCATGTCCTTGCCTACGATGCCAAGGCGGCAGCCATGCCCTTCTTCGTTCGCAACCTAAGCGGGCGCTGGAAGCTGCACGGGGCCGGGGGCGCGACCGAGGTCGATCTGTCCTTTGTCGCGGACCTGATGCCACCCTTCGGCGTGCTCATGGGGTGGGCCATCCGGCGCCAGTTCAGCAGCGCGATCGACGAAACCCTCGAGGACCTGAAACTCTTTGCCGAGACCGGCAAAATACACCCAGACAAGGCCGCGGCACTGGCCGCCTGACACTTAGGAAAAGACAATGACACTAGAACTTTGGTCCGTTTTCGTTACCGGTGGTATGCTTTGGCTATCCATCGTCATACAGCAACTCCATCTCGACAAGATCGGCGGCACGGCCTACGCGCTGTCTAATCGCGCAGATCCGCCGCCGGATTCCCCGGCACAGGGCCGATTGCTTCGTGCCGTGCGCAACCAGAGCGATGTGGCCGCCGTGTGGATCGCGCTGGTCCTCGTTCAACAGATCACCGGATCCTCGGGGGCGCTGACATATTGGGCCTCACTCGCGATGATCGTGTCGCGGATTTTCTATCTGCCTCTATATGCGTTCGGCATCACGCCGTTCCGAAGCCTTAGCTGGGCCCTGTTCCTGTTCGCGGCCCCCGTGTTCGCCGTCGGTGTCGTGTTGGGACTGGGCACGATCGGCGTTGTCGCTGGCCAATGAGCTTGCTGGGAAGACTGATGAAATCGGAAGGGCGGTCCAACGCGGATCGCGCTTTCGACAACCGTCGCAGGGCCGCAGATACGCTGACATTGGCGGAGCTTGAGCCTGGCCATTCAGTGCTGGAACTGGAGCCAGGGAAGGGATGGTTCACAGGCCTCCTTCTTGAGCTGATTGGCAGTTCAGGGCAGTTGACCGTGCAGCAGCCTTCCGAGTTGGACGCGTTCTTTGGAAAGGATGCACGGCGGCGGGTGGAAAGATCGGGCAAGCCAAATGCGCGGTACAGCTCTTCATCCTGGGAGACGCTCGACGCCGATGAGGCCTCAATTGACCGTGTCATTTGGTTGCAGGGGCCGCATGAGCTGTGGTTCGTGCCGGGGCCAGGCATAACCTTCGGCCGCCCCAGCAACGTCTTCGCCGAAATCGCTCGTGTTCTTAAGCCTGAGGGAAAGCTCGTGCTGATAGACAACCTTGCTCCATCGGGGATTGGTCAAGCGTCCGCGGGGGCGTTGCATCGAAGCGTGCCCGAGGAGCTCAGAGCACTCATTGAAGAGACGGGCTTACGCCTGAGCCATGAAGACCGAAACTGGATCAGTGAAACCGACGACCCGCTCGACGTCCCGACCTACGATCCAAAAGTGCATTTGAAGACCAAGCAATTCGCACAGGTTTTTATGAGGTAGTTTGATCAAGGCGAACAGACCTTAGGCACCAGACACGTCGTGTTTAGCCGTTGCCATCAAATCTCCAAGTCTCTTCGTGACCTTTAAGAAGACCCGAAAATCAAAACGGTTTCGTGTAACTCTGTCGGCTTCGCTGCCACTCGTCGCGACAGACGGGTGACCCGCAGAATGTCGTAAGATTGGGGAAAGGAATGTGCGGGCGAAAAGTGCTTTCGATAACTTTTCCATGGCCGTTCGGTGGTCTGGCACCGCTAGGTGCGGGCAGGCGACGATCACAGATATTATCGTCTTGGTTATGATTTTGGTTGATTTCATGAGAGTATTCTTCGCTCTTCGAGGATTCAGGTTTGCGCGCGATTTTCCTCTGCGAAATGCAAATCGCGTCGCGCCGACGATGCAACGGAACTGAAATCAAGGAAGGCCGAGCCACTTCCGTAGAGCGGAGTAAAGACCTCGGGGCTATTTGCTGTGATCTGTCCGCTGACGGCGGCGGCGCTCGGCGTCGTCCCATGCTGTTAGAGCTTGATAGTCCGGGACAAACCCCAAACCCTTCTGCGCGTCTGACGAAACGACCTCCTGCGAGGTCACAACGTCGATCACGGCGGGGGCGTTTTCCAGCGCGCGGCGTAGCGCATCTGGCAGGTCTTCGGGGTTTTCAACCCGCTCCCCATGGGCACCGAGCGCCCGGGCCATACCGGCGTAGTCCGAGTGGCGCAGCGTCGTCCCGACCACGCGGCCGCCATAGTTAAACTCCTGATCGAAGCGCTCGATATTCCAGGCGGCGTTGTTGGAGACAATGAACACGGCTTTTGCGCCGTGGCGTACCGCCGTGTCGATCTCCATCGCGTTGATCCCGAATGCCCCGTCGCCATTGACCGAGATCACCTGACGATCGGGATGCGCGAGCGCTGCAGCGATGGCGAATGGCACACCTACGCCGAGACACCCGAACGCGCCGGCATCGAGATACGTCCGTGCCTGCAGGCCGACGCGGGCGAAGCTGAGAAGATCGCCGCCATCCGCCACGGCGATGTAATCCGGGTCCGCGATCTCCTCGATCGCTGAGAAGATCGCCAACGGGTGGATCTTGCCATCGTTGCCCAGCTTGGGTGGTGGATTGCTTTTGCCCTTAGCAATCCGCTCCTTGTGCTTGCCGCGAAGTCCCAACAGCCAATCCGCGTCGCGCGTACCGGCGTCGGTGCCAAGTGCCTCTGTGAGGGCGGTCAAAGCCGTCGCAACGGGTGCAAGGATTTCGGGCGCTCCGCGCCTGTTGTCGATTAACTCACCCGCTGTATCCGAGATGCGAAGGAAGATCGCATCGGGGAACACGGCGGGCGACCCGAAGCCAAGCTGGTAATCCAGCTTGCGGCCAAGTGTTATGACCAAATCGGCTTGCCCCATGGCGGCGGCGCGCACGGCACCTACGATCGATGGGTGGTTCGCAGGAACAAGGCCCCGACTTTCCTGCGTGTCGAGATAGAGCGCATCGGTCGCATCAAGGAAGCCCACAAGAGCGTCGCCCGCACCACGCGCGCCGCGGCCACTGATGACGAGCGGCCGCTTGGCGGCGCGGATTGCCCGAACAGCCTCGTCCAGTGCGTCGGGGTCAGGATTTGGCCTGCGCGGGGGTTTCGGCGCAAGCCAGTCCTGTGGGAGCAGATTGGCAGCGATCCGGGTGCGCAGCACATCGGTCGGCACCTCGATATAGCTTGGCCCGGGTTCGCCCATGTCGCCCTGCGCGCGGGCGATGGCCTCGTCCATTTCGCGCAAAACCTGTTCGGCGACGCGGGCCGTGCGGGCATAGCGCGTCACCGGGCGCATGATGTCCACATGGGGGATATCCTGCAGCGGCCCCATATTCGCCTGTGGCCGCGAGGTGCAGCCACCGATCAGCAGGACCGGTGCCCGCGCGAGGGAGGCATTGGCCATCCCCGTCACGCAATTCGTCACACCGGGGCCCGCGGTCGCCATCGCGACGCCCAGACCACCCGTCAGCTCCGCGTGGGCATGAGCCATGTGGATGGCCGCGCCTTCGTCGCGCACGTCAATGATGCGGATGCCGCGACGCGCAAGGTGGTCCCAGATGGGTTGGATGTGCCCACCCTGAAGCCCGAATACGCGATCGATGCCGCGTTTTTCCAGGGCCTCCGCCATCCATGCCGCAACGCTGTCTTCGTCCTGATTCAGGTCCTGTCGCTCTGTCACGTGGGTGTCTCCGTCGTGTTGGTGACCTGATCCTTCAGCATTTCGCGCAAGACGCGGTGCAGGATCTTGCCGGTGGTGTTGCGGGGCATCTCGTCTTGGTCGAGGAACACGATTTGGCGCGGGCGTTTGTGGCCCGCCAGTCGGTCGCGGGCCCATGACAGAAGGTTGTCGGCGCTGACATCAGCGCCCGGTCGAAGGACGACGGCGGCGGCGACACGTTCTCCCCAACGGGCGTCTTCGATGCCGACGACCGCGACATCGCGCACGGCATCATGCTGGGACAGGACGCTTTCAACCTCGGCCGGGTAGACGTTTTCGCCGCCAGTGATGATCAAGTTCTTCTTGCGGTCGATAAGCTTGATGAACCCATGCTCATCGCGCAGCGCCATGTCGCCCACGGTCAGGTAGTCGCCGCGAAAGGCCTCGGCGGTTTTTTCGGGCAAGTTCCAGTAGCCCTCGAACGCGTAGGGCGAGCAGGAAAACAGCTCACCGACCGCGCCATCTGGCACCTCGTTCCCATCATCGTCGAGGATGCGGACCGGGGCAGAGCCCGTGACTTCGCGGCCGACCGTGCCCAAGTGGTCGAACAGCTCGTCGGGGTGAAGAAGAGTGACCCAGCCCGCTTCGGTCGAGCCATAGAGTTCGAAGAGCTGGGAGCGGGGGAACATCTCCATGATGGCGCGCTTGGTCTCGATCCGGGCCGGGGCGGAGGAGACCATCAGCTTCTCGACCCGCTTGAAACCGCTGGCATGGCGGTTCGGCGCGTCGAGCATCATCATGTAATGCGTGGGCACCATGGACGAGAAGGTGACCCCGATCTCACCGATGGTTTTCAGGCACAGCTCGGGGTCGAAACTTTGGCGCGAGAAGATCGTCACCGCCGCGCCGATGGCCAGAAAAGAAGTGAAGAAGTTGAGCGAGTTGGCATGGCACATCGGCATGACCAGAAGCGCGTCATCGCGGCGGGCGAGCCCAAGCTCGACCTGCGTCATCAACGCCAGCATCGCCATCCCGCGATGGCTGCGGATCGCGCCTTTAGGGTTGCCGGTGGTGCCCGAGGTGTACATCAGGCACCACGGATCTTCGGGGGTGATAGGGACGTCAGGCTCTATCTTCGCGCCTGCGATCAGCACCTCTTCGTAGCTCCGCCAACCCGGCGCAGGGCTGTCGTGCATCAGGATGAACCGCTCCGGCGGCAATCCCAGATCGGGGCGGATTGTGTTTACTGTCCCGACCAGATCAGACCCGGCGATCACCGCGGAAACCGCGCAATCGCGGCAGATGAACAGGGCCTCGGGCGGGGTCAGGCGGAAATTGATCGGAACGGCGACGATGCCGGCCTTGGCCACCGCGCAATAGATCTCGGCCCATTCCAAGCGGTTGAAGGCAAAGATAGCGATCCTCTCACCCTTGCCGATGCCCAAGCCGATCAGAGCATTCGCCAACTGATTAGCACGGGTGTTCCACGCGCTGAAGGTCAGCTCCCGCTCAAGATCGCGGGCCCCGACGCGACTGGGCTGCAACCGCGCCTGCGCAGCGAGCATTTGTCCGGCGTGGGGCAAGGAAGACACGGGGCTACGGACCTTTCCGGCAGGCTAATGTCGTGGTTTCAGGTGCCACTGCGAACGATCTCCGGCGACGGTTCACCACCACGTCTGGGCACCAGAACCTTGCGGGTCTTCTCGAATGCCAAACCAATATGGCGCTTCATGGCGGCTTCGGCGGCGGGGCCATCGCGTGCAAGCAAGGCCTCCATGATGTCTTTATGGTCGTCCCACGATTGCCGGGCGGAGTCAGGGTCGCGCAAAATCTCGGTCATCGAGCGCAGCATGTGCGGCCAGTTCGCGCGCATGGAGTCCTCGATGACGTGGTTGCCGCTCCAGCGGTAGATCGTCTGGTGAAAGCGTACATCGGCCTTCAGGAGCCGCTTGATATCGCGCGCCTCGATGGCGGCGCTGCCTTCGCGCAGGATGTCGCGCGCCTCGGATGCCGCATCATCGCCGATCCGTTCGGCGGCGCGTTTCGCGGCGAAGGGTTCGACGACACCGCGAAACTCGTAGATGGAACGGTACTGCTCCATATCGACTTCGCTGACCACGCCCCCCCGACGACCGTTGTCGCGGACGAAACCATTGGCCTTCAGAATGGAGATCGCACTGTTCACCGGCTGGCGGGAGACATTGAGCCGGGTCGCGATCTCGTCCTGGTTCAGGCGTTCGCCCGGCGGAATTTCGCCGGAGCAGATGGCATCAAGCAGAATATCGTAGACCTGTTCTACCAATGATTTCTGGGGCTTGATCGATTCCATGTGCTCTCCTTCTTCGCCCGCAGATCGGGCGGTTGCGCGAGATGAATAGACATAATTCGGTATTTCGTATACGAAATTCTATTAGTCTGAGTCGATTTGCCTCCTGTTTTCAGGTGAACCGGCCAACACATGGGAGGAACTGACATGTGCCATGTCTTTGCCGGACAGGATCCGGAACGATATGCCAGCCGCACGCGCCGTTTGCGCTTGAACGGCCAGAGTACCAGTATCCGTCTTGAAAATGCCTATTGGGACACGCTCGACCAAATCGCCGCGCGCGATGGGGTGAGTACACCGATGTTCATTTCGACACTTCATTCAGAGGTCCTCGAGCTGCGGGGCGAGCCGGAGAATTTCACATCTCTGTTGCGTTGTGCGTGCCTGAAATTCATCGAAATCTCCCGGCCTGAGCCCGCTGCAGCTTTCGCGGCGGAATAAGCGCAAGACTGCCTGAAAAGAATCCAGGCAGGTAGTAAAGGCATACTACCAAGCCATACCGGGTCACCCCTTACGCTGATTTCACAAACTGGAATCGCGTAGGGGAGCGGGCATTTTGGCCAAGACAATTCATTCGATGATCCGTGTTCTTGATGAGGCACGATCGGTCGAGTTCTACAATAAAGCCTTTGGGCTAACGGTCGCGGACCGTCTGGATTTTCCGGAGTTCACGCTCGTTTACCTGAGCAACGCCGAGCAAGAGTTCGAGCTAGAGCTGACGGTGAACAAGGACCGGACCGAGCCCTATGACCTTGGTGACGGCTACGGCCATCTGGCCGTCTCGGTAGGCGACCTGGAGGTCGAGCATGCCCGCTTTGAGGCCGAAGGCCTCGCACCCCGCAAACTGGTGGAGTTCGCGCCCGACGGCGAGCTCGTCGCGCGGTTCTTTTTCGTCGCAGACCCGGACGGCTACCAGATCGAGGTTCTGGAACGCGGGGGACGGTTCAAATGATAAAGGGAGGATCAGACATGACCGAAGGAATGGGCCCGAAAGGGCTGACACGACGGCAGCTCTTGTCGCAGGCAACGGCGGCCGGCGCCTCGTTCGTGATCGGCAGCGGCTTCATGGCGGCAAAGGACGCGGCATGGGCGATGGAGACGACAGCGCTCAAGCCGGACACGTTTGCGACCCTCGTCCAGATGGCCCGCGATATCTATCCGCATGACAAGGTGGCGGACGAATTCTACGTCATTGCGGTCAAGGGCTATGACACGGCCGAGGCCGCCGAAGGCATCGAGGCCGGGATCGCGGCCCTGGATGCCGCCGCGCAAGGCAAGGGCCACGACAGCTATCTTGGCACCGGGTGGGAGCGCGACCGTGTCGATATCCTGCGCGGTATCGAAGACAGCGCGTTCTTCCAGCAGATCCGCGGCGGCCTGGTGACCGGGCTTTATAACCAGAAAGCTGTCTGGCCGATCTTTGGCTACGAAGGCGAGAGCTTCAGCCAGGGCGGCTATCTCGAGCGCGGTTTCAACGACATCAATTGGCTTTGAGCCATAAGGGAGGACAGACTTATGGCAGCTCCATTTGATCTGAACGACGACAATGTGGTCGTCATTATTGGCACCGGCGCAGGCGGCGGTGTCTTGGCGAATGAATTGGCACAAAAAGGCGTCAGCGTCGTCGCGCTGGAAGCCGGCGGTCGTCACTTGCCGGAAGATTTCATCAACGACGAGTGGGACAGCTTCGGGCAGTTGGCCTGGCTCGACCCGCGCACGACCAGCGGGGATTGGCGCGTGGCCAAGGACTTCTCCGGGCTTCCTGCGTGGATCGTGAAATCGGTCGGCGGCACGACCCAGCACTGGGCGGGCGCCAGCCTGCGGTTCCAAGAGCATGAATGGAAGGCCGCGTCGACCTATGGCAACGTCCAGGGTGCCTCTCTGCTCGACTGGCCAATCGAGGCGGCCGAGATGGACCCGTGGTACACCAAGGCGGAAGACAAGCTGGGCGTGACCCGCACCGGCGACCGTCCGGGCCTGCCGGGCAACAACAACTACAAGGTGTTCGAGGCAGGTGCGAAGGCGCTCGGCTACAAGGACGTCCATACCGGGCGCATGGCCATCAACGCCGACGACAAGCGCGACCGGTTGATGTGCCAGCAGACGGGCTTCTGCTTCCAAGGCTGCAAATGGGGCGCGAAATGGTCGGCTGGCTACGTCGACATCCCCGAAGGCGAAGCGACCGGCAATCTGGAGGTGCGTCCGCAGTCCCACGTGGCCCGCATCCTGCACAACGACGCGGGCAAGGTCACGGGTGTCGAATATTTCGACGCAGAGGGCAACCTGCAGATGCAAAAGGCCCGGGTAGTCTGCGTTGCGGGCAATTCGTTCGAGAGCCCGCGCCTGCTGCTCAACTCCGCCTCGTCGATGTTTCCCGACGGGCTTGCCAACAGCTCGGGCCAGGTTGGCCGCAACTACATGCGGCACATGACCGGATCGGTCTACGCGGTCTTCGACAAGCCGGTGCGCTTCTGGCGCGGCACGACCATGGCGGGCATCATTCAGGACGAGGCGCGACACGATCCGTCGCGCGGCTTCGTCGGCGGCTACGAGTTGGAAACGCTGGCCCTTGGCCTGCCCTTCATGGCCGCCTTCCTCGATCCGGGCGGATGGGGCCGAGAGTTCACCTCCGCGCTCGACGAATACGAGAACATGGCGGGCATGTGGATCGTGGGCGAGGACATGCCGCAGGAAACCAATCGCGTGACGCTGAACCACGACGTCAAGGACCAGTACGGTCTGCCGGTGGCCAATGTGCATTTCGACGACCACCCCAACGACATCGCGATGCGCAACCATGCCTACCGGCAGGGCATGGCGGTCTATGACGCGGTCGGGGCCACGCGGACCTTCCCGACCCCGCCTTACCCGTCGACGCATAATCTTGGCACCAACCGGATGTCGGCCAATCCGCGCGATGGGGTCGTGAACAAGTGGGGCCAAACCCACGACATCGACAACCTCTACATCTCGGATGGCTCGCAATTCACCACCGGGGCGGCGGAGAACCCGACGCTTACCATTGTGGCGCTGGCCATACGTCAGGCCGATCATCTGGCGGGCGAGTTGTCCAAAGGAAATATTTGAACCAAAGCGGCGCGCCCATCCCGGCGCGCCGCTTTCATTTTTGGGAGGAAAGACAATGAAAAATCTTGCAACCTATGTCAGTGCCGTCGCGCTGATCTCGGGGGCGGCCCTGGCGCAATCCGCCGATGTGCCCGACAACCTCGAAAAGCTCTCGAACTTCCAGACGACGGGGGTGACCGACTTCACCTTTATCGAGCAGGGTGGAGATTACGCCGAAGGGATCAAGAAGATCCTGGCCGAGGACATCACCGTGCCCGACGGCTTCAAGATCGAGCTTTACGCCATCGTGCCCGATGCGCGCTCCATGGCGGTCGGCCCGCAAGGTATCGTGACCTTCGTGGGAACGCGCAAGGACAAGGTCTGGTCCGTCACGGATCGCAACAAGGACCGGGTGGCCGACGAGGTGAAGGATTTCGCGCCGTCGCTGACCTTCTCGATCCCGAACGGGCCATGCTTCTCGAAGGACGGGTTCCTCTATATCGCCGAGCAGAACCGCGTTCTGCTCTTCCCGGCTGCGGAGTTCTTCTATGAAAGCCCCGACGTGGCGGCGTTCAATCTCGTGGCGCAGGGCGACCTGATCCCGCCGGAAGAAGAAAGCTTCAACCACTCCGCCCGTGTCTGCCGGGTCGGTCCGGATGACAAACTCTACATCTCGCTGGGCCAGCCGTTCAATGTCGCGCCGCCCGAGAAGCTGGACCTGTACAACGAATGGG
The nucleotide sequence above comes from Litoreibacter ponti. Encoded proteins:
- a CDS encoding GntR family transcriptional regulator, with the translated sequence MESIKPQKSLVEQVYDILLDAICSGEIPPGERLNQDEIATRLNVSRQPVNSAISILKANGFVRDNGRRGGVVSEVDMEQYRSIYEFRGVVEPFAAKRAAERIGDDAASEARDILREGSAAIEARDIKRLLKADVRFHQTIYRWSGNHVIEDSMRANWPHMLRSMTEILRDPDSARQSWDDHKDIMEALLARDGPAAEAAMKRHIGLAFEKTRKVLVPRRGGEPSPEIVRSGT
- a CDS encoding Twin-arginine translocation pathway signal; its protein translation is MTEGMGPKGLTRRQLLSQATAAGASFVIGSGFMAAKDAAWAMETTALKPDTFATLVQMARDIYPHDKVADEFYVIAVKGYDTAEAAEGIEAGIAALDAAAQGKGHDSYLGTGWERDRVDILRGIEDSAFFQQIRGGLVTGLYNQKAVWPIFGYEGESFSQGGYLERGFNDINWL
- a CDS encoding MAPEG family protein yields the protein MTLELWSVFVTGGMLWLSIVIQQLHLDKIGGTAYALSNRADPPPDSPAQGRLLRAVRNQSDVAAVWIALVLVQQITGSSGALTYWASLAMIVSRIFYLPLYAFGITPFRSLSWALFLFAAPVFAVGVVLGLGTIGVVAGQ
- a CDS encoding TetR/AcrR family transcriptional regulator is translated as MARPRSFDEDTVVDAAMVAFWRTGFDDTPINALENATGIKRISLYNAFGDKEGLFLAALDRYHLGALEVYEGMVAQGDLDAIQKLFTAMSSPADPDAPAHAGCLMVNTVLDVRRASENVKARIEGYRKLLRSSLVSALENARSSGQMDADDALIERRATYLLGLLWGALAMIRVEGKTTAARDIADIGNAVIDSWRSC
- a CDS encoding SRPBCC family protein, producing the protein MRSILCHVALSAAITLGLPAITNAQDAMRRLDATIVEGVSLRRTVRMSFNDAPAELLPQLLTRVDLYDPNIVEVRFDHSQSETPGQFGVGSRRICVFGDGRELVEPIVVYDPPHSLGYTVDAEASTMSLPVSDIILIYDFQAAESGGTDLTVKAYFDPRIAGTGPVIEPVLTGTLRRTFQTAVDVFGGTYRGDEKP
- a CDS encoding GMC family oxidoreductase, with the protein product MAAPFDLNDDNVVVIIGTGAGGGVLANELAQKGVSVVALEAGGRHLPEDFINDEWDSFGQLAWLDPRTTSGDWRVAKDFSGLPAWIVKSVGGTTQHWAGASLRFQEHEWKAASTYGNVQGASLLDWPIEAAEMDPWYTKAEDKLGVTRTGDRPGLPGNNNYKVFEAGAKALGYKDVHTGRMAINADDKRDRLMCQQTGFCFQGCKWGAKWSAGYVDIPEGEATGNLEVRPQSHVARILHNDAGKVTGVEYFDAEGNLQMQKARVVCVAGNSFESPRLLLNSASSMFPDGLANSSGQVGRNYMRHMTGSVYAVFDKPVRFWRGTTMAGIIQDEARHDPSRGFVGGYELETLALGLPFMAAFLDPGGWGREFTSALDEYENMAGMWIVGEDMPQETNRVTLNHDVKDQYGLPVANVHFDDHPNDIAMRNHAYRQGMAVYDAVGATRTFPTPPYPSTHNLGTNRMSANPRDGVVNKWGQTHDIDNLYISDGSQFTTGAAENPTLTIVALAIRQADHLAGELSKGNI
- a CDS encoding ribbon-helix-helix domain-containing protein — encoded protein: MCHVFAGQDPERYASRTRRLRLNGQSTSIRLENAYWDTLDQIAARDGVSTPMFISTLHSEVLELRGEPENFTSLLRCACLKFIEISRPEPAAAFAAE
- a CDS encoding class I adenylate-forming enzyme family protein, producing the protein MLAAQARLQPSRVGARDLERELTFSAWNTRANQLANALIGLGIGKGERIAIFAFNRLEWAEIYCAVAKAGIVAVPINFRLTPPEALFICRDCAVSAVIAGSDLVGTVNTIRPDLGLPPERFILMHDSPAPGWRSYEEVLIAGAKIEPDVPITPEDPWCLMYTSGTTGNPKGAIRSHRGMAMLALMTQVELGLARRDDALLVMPMCHANSLNFFTSFLAIGAAVTIFSRQSFDPELCLKTIGEIGVTFSSMVPTHYMMMLDAPNRHASGFKRVEKLMVSSAPARIETKRAIMEMFPRSQLFELYGSTEAGWVTLLHPDELFDHLGTVGREVTGSAPVRILDDDGNEVPDGAVGELFSCSPYAFEGYWNLPEKTAEAFRGDYLTVGDMALRDEHGFIKLIDRKKNLIITGGENVYPAEVESVLSQHDAVRDVAVVGIEDARWGERVAAAVVLRPGADVSADNLLSWARDRLAGHKRPRQIVFLDQDEMPRNTTGKILHRVLREMLKDQVTNTTETPT
- a CDS encoding SRPBCC family protein — its product is MQIARSLTVSAPVDHVWSILATDYAKVGEWARAVQSSEPNTAVVPLAGAPVGGRVCTASIGDVTETIRTFDPEAHVLAYDAKAAAMPFFVRNLSGRWKLHGAGGATEVDLSFVADLMPPFGVLMGWAIRRQFSSAIDETLEDLKLFAETGKIHPDKAAALAA
- a CDS encoding methyltransferase domain-containing protein, which gives rise to MSLLGRLMKSEGRSNADRAFDNRRRAADTLTLAELEPGHSVLELEPGKGWFTGLLLELIGSSGQLTVQQPSELDAFFGKDARRRVERSGKPNARYSSSSWETLDADEASIDRVIWLQGPHELWFVPGPGITFGRPSNVFAEIARVLKPEGKLVLIDNLAPSGIGQASAGALHRSVPEELRALIEETGLRLSHEDRNWISETDDPLDVPTYDPKVHLKTKQFAQVFMR
- a CDS encoding thiamine pyrophosphate-binding protein; its protein translation is MTERQDLNQDEDSVAAWMAEALEKRGIDRVFGLQGGHIQPIWDHLARRGIRIIDVRDEGAAIHMAHAHAELTGGLGVAMATAGPGVTNCVTGMANASLARAPVLLIGGCTSRPQANMGPLQDIPHVDIMRPVTRYARTARVAEQVLREMDEAIARAQGDMGEPGPSYIEVPTDVLRTRIAANLLPQDWLAPKPPRRPNPDPDALDEAVRAIRAAKRPLVISGRGARGAGDALVGFLDATDALYLDTQESRGLVPANHPSIVGAVRAAAMGQADLVITLGRKLDYQLGFGSPAVFPDAIFLRISDTAGELIDNRRGAPEILAPVATALTALTEALGTDAGTRDADWLLGLRGKHKERIAKGKSNPPPKLGNDGKIHPLAIFSAIEEIADPDYIAVADGGDLLSFARVGLQARTYLDAGAFGCLGVGVPFAIAAALAHPDRQVISVNGDGAFGINAMEIDTAVRHGAKAVFIVSNNAAWNIERFDQEFNYGGRVVGTTLRHSDYAGMARALGAHGERVENPEDLPDALRRALENAPAVIDVVTSQEVVSSDAQKGLGFVPDYQALTAWDDAERRRRQRTDHSK
- a CDS encoding VOC family protein; translation: MAKTIHSMIRVLDEARSVEFYNKAFGLTVADRLDFPEFTLVYLSNAEQEFELELTVNKDRTEPYDLGDGYGHLAVSVGDLEVEHARFEAEGLAPRKLVEFAPDGELVARFFFVADPDGYQIEVLERGGRFK